GGAAAAATACCCTTACGCCTGGGCGTTTTTCGTCCCCTTCATCCTGACGGCCACCTTTACCATGCTCAACCTTTTCATCGGCGTCATCGTCAACGCGATCCAGATGGAGGAGAAGGAAACCAGGGACGAAACCACCGCCGCGGTGGAGCATGCGGCGCGGGAAGCCGTGGTGGGCGCTTCCCGCGCCGAGCTCGAAGCCTTGCGCGAGGAGCTGCGGGCGCTACAGGCGTTGATCGAGGCGCGGCTGCCCCCGCCTTCAAGCCGGGGACAGGAAAATCCCCGCCCCGGCGTCCCGCTTCGCGGCGAAACGACGTGAACTAGTCGCGGTAGTTGGTGAACTGCAGAGGAAAGTCGGTCACCGACTTGCGCACGAGCTGGATCGCTTCCTGCAAGGTATCCTTCTTCGCGCCGGAGACCCGCACGGCGTCGCCCTGAACGCTGGCTTGCACCTTGAGCTTGCTGTCTTTGATGAGCTTGACGATCCTCTTGGCAAGGTCAGCCCCTACCCCGACCCGGACGGTGACGGCCTGCTTCACCTTGTTGCCGCTGATGGTCTCCACTTTGCCTCTTTCCAGGCAGCGCACATCCACGCCGCGCTTGGCGAGCCGCTGCAAAAGGATGTCGTTCACCTGACCCAGCTTGAACTCGTCGTCGGCGTACAAGGTGAGCTGGTAGTCGGTGAGCTCCACCCGCGCGTCTGAGCCCTTGAAATCGAAGCGGTTGGCGATTTCCTTGTTCGCCTGGTCCACCGCGTTGCGCAGCTCCTGCTTGTCGACCTGCGAGACGATGTCGAATGACGCCATATCCAGCCCTCGACTGAAGAATCACCATTCAGTCATCTTCGGCTCTTCAGCTTCGCCGCGATGCGCATCCTCAAGGCATTGAGCCGGATGAAGCCGGCGGCATCGGCCTGGTTGTAGGCGCCCCGATCCTCTTCAAACGTGGCGATGGTGGGATCGAAGAGGGAATCGGTGTCGGAGCCCCGACCCACCACGATCACATTGCCTTTGTAGAGCTTTAAGCGCACCCAGCCGTTCACCGTCGCCTGGGAGGCATCGATCAGCTCTTGCAGCAGCCGCCGCTCCGGGCTGAACCAATAGCCGTTGTAGATGAGGGAGGCGTAGCGGGGCATGAGCTCGTCCTTGATATGGGCCACCTCCCGGTCCAGGGTAATGGACTCCATGGCGCGATGGGCCTTGAGCAGGATGGTGCCGCCCGGCGTCTCGTAGCAGCCTCGCGACTTCATGCCGACGTAGCGGTTCTCCACCAGATCGAGACGCC
This DNA window, taken from Pelomicrobium methylotrophicum, encodes the following:
- a CDS encoding YajQ family cyclic di-GMP-binding protein, producing the protein MASFDIVSQVDKQELRNAVDQANKEIANRFDFKGSDARVELTDYQLTLYADDEFKLGQVNDILLQRLAKRGVDVRCLERGKVETISGNKVKQAVTVRVGVGADLAKRIVKLIKDSKLKVQASVQGDAVRVSGAKKDTLQEAIQLVRKSVTDFPLQFTNYRD